In the genome of Microbispora sp. ZYX-F-249, one region contains:
- a CDS encoding CU044_2847 family protein gives MSFDLDEGGGSVLVELHSGSIVQRPSRKGVDFAEAKISFEDALRDVREAASAALRQFRAMASPPDEIEIQFGVKLNTEAGAIIAKTGAEGHLDVAIKWQRKDDGPTSPRPSG, from the coding sequence GTGAGTTTCGACCTCGACGAGGGCGGGGGCTCGGTGCTGGTCGAGCTGCACTCCGGGTCCATTGTGCAACGCCCGTCCCGCAAGGGCGTCGACTTCGCGGAGGCGAAGATCTCTTTCGAGGACGCGCTGCGGGACGTCCGCGAGGCGGCGTCGGCGGCGCTGCGGCAGTTCCGGGCCATGGCGAGCCCTCCGGACGAGATCGAGATTCAGTTCGGGGTCAAACTGAACACGGAGGCCGGAGCGATCATCGCCAAGACCGGCGCGGAAGGCCACCTGGACGTCGCGATCAAGTGGCAGCGCAAGGACGACGGCCCCACGTCCCCGCGGCCCTCCGGCTGA
- a CDS encoding DNA methyltransferase, producing the protein MQTALASRRVVAIRTPIVSSPCTLAGTFLFTRHCRRCRPGGTVLDPFSGAATTALAARQLGRQFIGIELNADCCKLAVARIREASATAGGIG; encoded by the coding sequence ATGCAGACCGCGCTCGCCTCCCGGAGGGTGGTGGCGATCCGCACACCGATCGTGTCCTCACCGTGCACGCTCGCAGGCACGTTCTTGTTCACGCGCCATTGCCGCCGCTGCCGCCCCGGCGGCACCGTCCTAGACCCGTTTTCCGGAGCGGCAACAACGGCTCTTGCCGCCCGGCAACTCGGCCGGCAGTTCATCGGCATCGAACTCAACGCGGACTGCTGCAAGCTGGCGGTAGCGCGGATCCGCGAGGCATCAGCAACGGCAGGAGGCATCGGATGA
- a CDS encoding NAD(P)/FAD-dependent oxidoreductase — MVEHVVVIGAGVYGAAVTAALTRRGARVTVVDAGAPAAGSSGATFSWTNSCGKQPRSYHDFSVASMAAHRKLATDVPHGDWYHEGGNLEWAADDAGREALRKKVAGVLDYGYEARWLSRAEALGLEPDMDPAELPAGEIAYFPREGWIEPVRLIAHLLSRAVAGGSELAANDAVTALEVTAGTVRAVRLASGRRLLADAVVNCAGPQAAGIAALAGLVLPMRNTRGVLVCSSPVAVSVSRVIHAPHVHLRPDGGGRLLLHTHEIDGTAHVSGTGEISVDPSAIDKVVEAGRALYPGMRASTVEAVRVGQRPIPGDGLPVLGRVVALPNFHFAVSHSGATLSVHAGDLVAGEVLGEDHDDALAAFRFERPALAAR; from the coding sequence ATGGTCGAGCATGTGGTCGTCATCGGTGCCGGCGTCTACGGTGCGGCGGTGACCGCCGCGCTGACGCGGCGGGGCGCTCGTGTCACGGTCGTTGACGCCGGTGCACCGGCGGCTGGCAGCTCTGGTGCGACGTTCTCGTGGACCAACTCCTGCGGCAAGCAGCCGCGGTCGTACCACGATTTCAGCGTCGCGAGTATGGCGGCCCATCGCAAGCTGGCCACCGACGTGCCTCATGGCGACTGGTACCACGAGGGCGGCAACCTCGAATGGGCCGCCGACGACGCCGGGCGCGAGGCACTGCGCAAGAAGGTTGCGGGCGTCCTCGACTACGGATACGAGGCACGGTGGCTCAGCCGAGCGGAGGCTCTGGGCCTGGAACCGGACATGGACCCCGCCGAGTTGCCGGCGGGCGAGATCGCCTACTTCCCGCGCGAAGGCTGGATCGAGCCGGTGCGCCTGATCGCCCACCTGCTGTCGAGGGCGGTGGCCGGCGGCTCCGAATTGGCGGCGAACGACGCCGTCACCGCACTGGAGGTGACTGCGGGCACGGTGCGCGCCGTGCGGCTCGCCTCCGGCCGGCGGCTCCTCGCGGATGCGGTCGTGAACTGTGCAGGACCCCAGGCCGCCGGGATCGCCGCGCTGGCCGGACTGGTTCTGCCCATGCGCAACACCCGCGGTGTGCTCGTCTGCTCCTCACCGGTCGCGGTATCGGTCTCGCGCGTCATCCATGCCCCGCACGTCCACCTACGCCCGGATGGCGGCGGGCGGCTGCTGCTGCACACCCATGAGATCGACGGCACGGCACACGTGTCCGGCACCGGGGAGATCAGCGTCGACCCGTCGGCCATCGACAAGGTGGTCGAGGCCGGTCGTGCGCTGTACCCGGGAATGCGAGCCTCGACCGTGGAAGCCGTCCGGGTCGGTCAACGGCCCATCCCCGGCGACGGCCTGCCGGTACTCGGCCGGGTCGTCGCGCTGCCCAACTTCCACTTCGCGGTCTCGCACAGCGGCGCGACGCTCAGCGTGCACGCCGGCGACCTGGTCGCCGGCGAGGTGCTCGGTGAGGACCACGACGACGCGCTGGCCGCGTTCCGGTTCGAGCGGCCGGCACTGGCGGCCCGGTAA
- a CDS encoding amidohydrolase family protein, producing MRTIVLHGCDLVDGTGTEPRHGVDVVVTGGTIREIVPARPADAYGTVDEIVDAAGMLVIPGLINNHTHGTAYGPLFPSGHVGLPHEQVLANLDRHLLEGTTTVLCVDGFVTAEALARTGEAHPINVKLASCNTPACLAAATIADGGGLTEANRMFTARHAVRAGAVALGEIGAGHTLGGGGASYMYIPAEIERRTGVKITPRQANGLKTAVLGRHISEKAFDRDRVEEALASAGLTGTFSVEDTREIVSGIVLPAFDIALHGLAEAAGQAREAGVPVLVHNAAASMTQVASIAETDVTLIAGHSNHSSFELREAVEHAGRLKEMGAIVDVSTLDTFGAQRLTTGPELLYAMFSAGVVDTISTDYAGGHHDPILLAIDRSIKAGVVSLPAAVAMATANVADAIPGVAPRRGRILPGMIADLVLTDPAELHHVGIVMVGGEIVARAGRRVAA from the coding sequence ATGCGCACGATCGTCCTGCATGGCTGCGACCTGGTCGACGGCACGGGCACGGAGCCACGGCACGGGGTGGACGTCGTCGTCACGGGGGGCACCATTCGCGAGATCGTTCCCGCGCGACCGGCTGACGCCTACGGCACGGTGGACGAGATCGTTGACGCGGCCGGAATGCTGGTTATCCCCGGACTGATCAACAACCACACACATGGCACCGCGTACGGACCGCTGTTTCCCAGCGGACACGTGGGCCTGCCACACGAGCAGGTCCTCGCCAACCTCGACCGGCACCTGCTGGAAGGGACGACCACGGTGCTCTGCGTGGACGGGTTCGTCACCGCCGAGGCGCTCGCGCGCACCGGTGAAGCGCACCCGATCAACGTCAAACTCGCCTCGTGCAACACCCCGGCGTGCCTGGCGGCGGCGACCATCGCCGACGGCGGCGGCCTCACCGAGGCGAACCGCATGTTCACCGCGCGGCACGCGGTACGCGCCGGCGCGGTCGCGCTCGGCGAGATCGGGGCGGGACACACCCTCGGTGGGGGCGGGGCGAGTTACATGTACATCCCGGCCGAGATCGAGAGACGTACCGGCGTGAAGATCACACCCCGGCAGGCGAACGGGCTGAAGACCGCGGTGCTGGGCCGGCACATCTCGGAGAAGGCGTTCGATCGGGACCGTGTCGAGGAGGCCCTGGCGAGCGCGGGCCTGACTGGCACGTTCTCGGTCGAGGACACCCGTGAGATCGTCTCCGGCATCGTGCTGCCGGCCTTCGACATCGCCTTGCACGGGCTCGCCGAGGCGGCCGGGCAAGCTCGCGAGGCGGGCGTCCCGGTGCTGGTGCACAACGCGGCGGCATCGATGACACAGGTCGCCTCCATCGCGGAGACGGACGTGACGCTGATCGCCGGGCACTCCAACCACTCGAGCTTCGAGCTCCGCGAGGCGGTCGAGCACGCCGGACGGCTCAAGGAGATGGGTGCGATCGTGGATGTCTCCACCCTGGACACCTTCGGGGCACAGCGGCTCACAACGGGGCCGGAATTGCTTTATGCGATGTTTTCCGCGGGGGTGGTCGACACGATCTCGACCGACTACGCGGGCGGCCACCACGACCCGATCCTGCTGGCGATCGACCGATCCATCAAGGCGGGTGTGGTGAGTCTGCCGGCGGCGGTCGCGATGGCGACCGCCAACGTCGCGGACGCCATCCCCGGCGTGGCGCCGCGGCGTGGCCGTATCCTGCCGGGAATGATCGCCGACCTCGTGCTGACGGACCCTGCGGAGCTCCACCACGTGGGGATCGTCATGGTCGGTGGCGAGATCGTCGCGAGAGCCGGTCGGCGCGTCGCCGCCTGA
- a CDS encoding LacI family DNA-binding transcriptional regulator yields MVKRATIGDVAADAGVSTATVSRVLNGGAVTEATATRVWEAVSRLEYTPNALTRGVFAGRSSTIGVVIRDLSSPFYLDLIRGIDEVAAANDSLVMLANTFRRVDREVAQVRTMDEQRVRGLIVTTGEATDGRTRRMAENGTPCVIIARSVLDAPPGMHSISLDNVEAGRLMAVHLAGCGRSSIGVVSSGRRTSQIERTAGLRRALADLGLPLPEDAVMVAETEDEVSGAVDTLLVRGRDRGEPLDAIVCTTGRLTVAVHAALTARGIAIPGDIAFVTMDDFPWATALGITVIAQPSYQMGLKAGELVVDRPSGPVELVFAPTLVARTSCGERQKA; encoded by the coding sequence ATGGTGAAACGAGCGACCATCGGCGACGTCGCCGCGGACGCCGGCGTGTCCACGGCCACGGTCTCCCGCGTCCTCAACGGCGGCGCCGTCACCGAGGCGACCGCCACCCGGGTGTGGGAAGCGGTCTCTCGTCTCGAGTACACCCCCAACGCGCTCACCAGGGGCGTCTTCGCCGGACGCTCCAGCACGATCGGAGTCGTCATCCGCGACCTGAGCAGCCCGTTCTACCTGGACCTGATCCGCGGCATCGACGAGGTGGCGGCCGCAAACGACAGCCTCGTCATGCTCGCCAACACCTTCCGTCGCGTCGACCGCGAGGTCGCCCAGGTACGGACCATGGACGAACAGAGGGTGCGTGGCCTGATCGTGACGACCGGCGAAGCGACCGATGGCCGGACACGCCGGATGGCCGAGAACGGCACCCCCTGCGTGATCATCGCGCGCTCCGTGCTGGACGCGCCGCCCGGCATGCACTCGATCAGCTTGGACAACGTCGAGGCCGGGCGGCTGATGGCCGTCCATCTGGCCGGGTGCGGGCGGTCGTCCATAGGCGTCGTGTCCTCGGGACGCCGCACGTCTCAGATCGAGCGCACGGCGGGGCTGAGGCGGGCCCTCGCGGACCTGGGGCTGCCCTTGCCCGAGGACGCGGTGATGGTCGCGGAAACCGAAGACGAGGTGAGCGGTGCCGTCGACACGCTGCTCGTCCGTGGCCGTGATCGCGGCGAGCCATTGGACGCGATCGTCTGCACCACCGGCCGACTCACCGTCGCGGTCCACGCGGCCCTCACCGCTCGCGGCATCGCCATCCCCGGCGACATCGCGTTCGTGACGATGGACGATTTTCCGTGGGCCACCGCGCTCGGGATCACCGTGATCGCCCAGCCCTCCTACCAGATGGGCCTGAAGGCGGGCGAACTCGTCGTCGACCGCCCCAGCGGGCCGGTCGAGTTGGTCTTCGCGCCTACGTTGGTCGCCCGCACCTCGTGCGGCGAGCGCCAGAAGGCCTGA